A genomic segment from Nocardia cyriacigeorgica GUH-2 encodes:
- a CDS encoding chloramphenicol phosphotransferase CPT family protein, with translation MPIGPHPPRVIFLNGTSSSGKTTLARAIQDESEVPFVYWGIDTLFGLVPPNWGGGRDGPLSRDGFWYDRSGHDTDGNPTVVIRCGSLGRRLLHSACAAAATFAHGGDNLVIDEMLLTPDLLPIWMNALTGLDVQLVGVTCPLPVAEQRERARNHPVGLARGHFHSVHDHGHPYDTMVDTGTATPTELAGTVLFGDAHEQRRAR, from the coding sequence ATGCCGATCGGACCCCACCCGCCGCGGGTGATCTTCCTCAACGGAACGTCGAGCTCAGGCAAAACTACACTCGCACGCGCAATTCAGGACGAAAGTGAGGTCCCCTTCGTCTACTGGGGCATCGACACCCTGTTCGGCCTTGTGCCCCCGAATTGGGGTGGCGGCCGCGACGGTCCGCTCAGTCGCGACGGCTTCTGGTACGACCGCTCCGGCCACGACACCGACGGCAACCCCACCGTGGTCATCCGTTGCGGCTCTCTCGGCCGCCGCCTGCTGCATTCCGCCTGCGCAGCGGCCGCCACCTTCGCCCACGGTGGCGACAACCTGGTGATCGACGAAATGCTGCTGACCCCAGACCTGCTACCGATCTGGATGAATGCCCTCACCGGCCTGGACGTACAACTCGTCGGCGTCACCTGCCCCTTGCCGGTTGCCGAGCAGCGGGAAAGAGCCCGCAATCACCCGGTCGGCTTGGCCCGCGGCCATTTCCACTCAGTGCACGACCACGGCCACCCCTACGACACGATGGTCGACACTGGGACCGCAACGCCCACCGAACTGGCCGGAACCGTGCTGTTCGGAGACGCACACGAGCAGCGCCGCGCGCGATAG
- a CDS encoding AraC family transcriptional regulator — MRNTREDGRGGGGRETISTAAVAPQEAFDMWEAVISDGMTSCSMQPISAGPFHAALTPLVYSDPIALATARNAAELARRTARHIARSDRSSVVAVMPLVGGCEVEIDRQRLSAPAGSMYIIDDDHPQLLQTDGFTALMVRADRDLVLAASGLGADRFPTAVVLDPGGPGALVLDFFHRLAAGPIPEPAAPALLRAGIELLGAGMALGSGGRPSEPAALTVEHERVMAFVNHHLTDPELDVETIARGCGMSRRRVHRLLAEPWGGPMKLVRQLRIQRARALLVDHPDQTVASIAHACGFGGDRNFFRVFRAETGMSPAEFRERALAAERSGTG, encoded by the coding sequence GTGCGGAATACTCGCGAGGATGGACGAGGTGGTGGTGGGCGGGAGACGATCTCCACCGCGGCCGTGGCGCCGCAGGAGGCGTTCGACATGTGGGAAGCCGTGATCAGCGACGGCATGACCTCGTGTTCGATGCAGCCGATCAGTGCGGGTCCGTTTCATGCGGCGCTGACCCCACTGGTGTATTCCGACCCGATCGCGCTCGCGACGGCACGCAATGCCGCCGAACTCGCGCGGCGCACGGCCCGGCACATCGCGCGCTCGGATCGGTCGTCGGTGGTGGCGGTGATGCCCCTGGTGGGCGGCTGCGAGGTCGAGATCGATCGGCAGCGGTTGAGCGCTCCGGCCGGATCGATGTACATCATCGACGACGACCACCCTCAGCTGCTGCAGACCGACGGGTTCACCGCGTTGATGGTCCGCGCCGACCGCGACCTGGTGCTGGCGGCGTCCGGCCTAGGTGCCGACCGTTTCCCGACCGCGGTGGTCCTGGATCCGGGCGGTCCGGGGGCACTGGTGCTCGACTTCTTCCACCGGCTGGCGGCCGGGCCCATCCCGGAACCGGCCGCACCGGCGTTGCTGCGGGCCGGGATCGAACTCCTCGGCGCCGGGATGGCGCTCGGATCCGGTGGGCGGCCCAGCGAACCGGCGGCGCTCACTGTCGAGCACGAACGGGTGATGGCGTTCGTCAACCATCACCTCACCGATCCGGAACTGGATGTCGAGACGATCGCGCGGGGCTGCGGGATGTCGCGGCGGCGGGTGCACCGGCTGCTGGCCGAGCCGTGGGGCGGGCCGATGAAGCTGGTGCGACAACTGCGGATCCAGCGCGCCCGGGCACTACTGGTGGACCATCCGGACCAGACGGTGGCTTCGATCGCGCACGCGTGCGGGTTCGGCGGTGACCGCAACTTCTTCCGGGTGTTCCGTGCCGAAACCGGGATGAGCCCGGCCGAGTTCCGGGAGCGGGCGCTGGCCGCGGAGCGGTCCGGGACCGGCTGA
- the ligD gene encoding non-homologous end-joining DNA ligase — protein sequence MLAVAGRPPDDADWAVEMKWDGVRAIVVCRGGECRLYSRNQRDITGSYPELAGALGAVAGGRELVLDGEIIAQTATGAPSFALLQRRMHVVRPTKQLIAAVPVQLHLFDILADGGDSLTGLPYLRRRDRLQELDFTEAPVRTPPHWLDVDAEHLMAAARDNHLEGIVSKRIDSTYQPGRRSPAWIKTPLRKNTEAIVTGWTTGNGAMAPTFGSLILGANDPDGRLVYIGNVGTGFTAAVRRSLRTRLDTLARPDPPFPQPPPRSAVGTAHWVDPVLVGDIEYREYTGEGLRHPSWRGLRNDKTPDQVELPETVS from the coding sequence ATGCTGGCCGTCGCAGGACGGCCGCCCGATGATGCCGACTGGGCGGTCGAGATGAAGTGGGACGGGGTGCGGGCCATCGTCGTCTGCCGCGGCGGCGAATGCCGGCTCTACAGCCGCAATCAGCGCGACATCACCGGGTCCTATCCCGAACTCGCCGGCGCACTCGGCGCAGTGGCAGGCGGGCGCGAACTGGTCCTCGATGGCGAGATCATCGCCCAGACCGCGACCGGCGCACCGTCCTTCGCCCTGCTGCAACGCCGGATGCATGTCGTGCGGCCCACCAAGCAGTTGATCGCCGCGGTGCCGGTGCAATTGCACCTGTTCGACATCCTCGCCGACGGCGGCGACTCGCTGACCGGGCTGCCGTACCTGCGACGACGCGACCGCTTGCAGGAACTCGACTTCACCGAGGCACCCGTACGCACCCCACCGCACTGGCTCGACGTCGACGCCGAACACTTGATGGCCGCCGCCCGCGACAACCATCTCGAAGGCATCGTGTCCAAACGCATCGACTCCACCTACCAGCCCGGCCGCCGCTCCCCCGCCTGGATCAAAACGCCGCTGCGCAAGAACACCGAAGCGATCGTGACCGGCTGGACCACCGGAAACGGCGCCATGGCACCCACTTTCGGCTCCCTCATCCTCGGTGCCAACGACCCCGACGGCCGCCTCGTCTACATCGGCAACGTCGGCACCGGCTTCACCGCCGCCGTCCGCCGCTCCCTGCGCACCCGCCTCGACACCCTCGCCCGCCCCGACCCCCCATTCCCCCAGCCCCCACCCCGCTCCGCCGTCGGCACCGCCCACTGGGTCGACCCGGTCCTCGTCGGCGACATCGAATACCGCGAATACACCGGAGAAGGTCTGCGCCACCCCAGCTGGCGTGGACTGCGCAACGACAAGACGCCGGACCAGGTCGAACTGCCAGAGACGGTGAGTTGA
- a CDS encoding protein kinase family protein gives MTADDETRQARLSAYSSVSNALALHSDQASREAVDAARPIGTGIGGKAALLEVVGTPVFVKRVPLTDLERQPQHVRSTANLFDLPQMCQYGVGLIGSPGYGAWRELAVHTMTTNWVLAGEHAGFPLMYHWRVLPDTTPLPEELADIDRAVAYWEGRPQVRHRIEALRSSSATIALFLEYIPQNLHEWLNAQIESGDAAADRACIMVERELATGTAFMNGRGLLHLDAHFANILTDGQRLYFADYGLALSSGFHLSPAEAEFFDRNQSYDSGYTSTYLAIWLITALYGLRGDDRAAMVRAIAEGDIPKDIPGEAAAVLTRHAPIADAMSTFTRDFQHESRTTPYPDQQIRRLLDARAIRRRDGR, from the coding sequence GTGACGGCCGACGACGAGACGCGGCAGGCACGTCTGAGCGCCTACAGCTCCGTTTCCAACGCCCTTGCCCTGCACAGCGATCAGGCGTCGCGCGAAGCCGTGGATGCGGCGAGACCGATCGGCACGGGCATCGGTGGGAAGGCTGCGCTGCTGGAGGTTGTCGGGACCCCGGTCTTCGTGAAACGAGTGCCCCTCACCGACCTCGAACGGCAGCCGCAGCACGTGCGGTCCACGGCGAACCTGTTCGATCTGCCGCAGATGTGCCAGTACGGCGTCGGCCTCATCGGCAGTCCCGGCTATGGAGCCTGGCGCGAGCTCGCCGTGCACACCATGACGACGAACTGGGTGCTCGCCGGTGAACACGCGGGCTTCCCCCTGATGTACCACTGGCGAGTCCTCCCGGACACGACACCGCTACCCGAGGAACTCGCCGACATAGACCGCGCCGTCGCCTACTGGGAAGGCCGACCGCAGGTACGCCACCGGATCGAAGCACTCCGAAGCTCTTCGGCAACCATCGCGTTGTTCCTGGAGTACATCCCGCAAAACCTGCACGAGTGGCTGAACGCTCAGATCGAGTCCGGCGACGCGGCCGCCGACCGGGCCTGCATCATGGTCGAACGAGAACTCGCCACTGGCACCGCATTCATGAACGGCCGCGGGCTGCTACATCTCGACGCCCACTTCGCGAACATCCTGACCGACGGACAACGCCTCTACTTCGCCGATTACGGCCTCGCCCTTTCGTCCGGGTTCCACCTCTCCCCGGCCGAGGCCGAATTCTTCGACCGGAACCAGAGCTACGACAGCGGATACACGTCGACTTACCTGGCGATCTGGCTGATCACCGCTTTGTACGGACTCCGGGGAGACGACCGCGCCGCGATGGTGCGCGCTATCGCCGAGGGAGACATCCCGAAGGACATCCCCGGCGAAGCCGCCGCAGTCCTCACCAGACACGCACCAATCGCCGACGCGATGTCCACCTTCACCCGCGACTTCCAGCACGAGAGTCGCACGACCCCATACCCAGACCAACAGATCCGCCGTTTACTGGACGCGCGAGCCATTCGACGCCGTGACGGCAGGTGA